The Corallococcus soli genome has a window encoding:
- the bufB gene encoding MNIO family bufferin maturase produces the protein MSPRYSHRHGLKPLGAGIGLRRDFYEALPRTSRRLDWVEIIPENFLSLGGRSQRALDACRERWTLLPHGVGLNIGGPDALDDDYVTRLAALVKRLDAPFFSDHLCYSRLGGVHLHDLLPLPFTEEAVEHVVPRVREVMARVERPFLLENPSYYAAMPGGTLQEADFLRQVLEAADCGLLLDVNNVWVNAKNHGYDPRAFVDALPLERVVQVHLAGHDVGEKVLIDTHGDRVCDDVWALYRYTLERTGPVSTLIEWDQAIPSLDAVLDEADLARSALAEAPR, from the coding sequence ATGTCCCCCCGCTACTCACACCGCCATGGATTGAAGCCGCTGGGGGCGGGCATCGGGCTGCGCCGCGACTTCTATGAAGCGCTGCCGCGCACGTCCCGGCGGTTGGACTGGGTGGAGATCATCCCGGAGAACTTCCTGTCGCTGGGCGGCCGTTCCCAGCGCGCCCTGGATGCGTGCCGCGAGCGCTGGACGCTGCTGCCGCACGGCGTGGGGCTGAACATCGGCGGGCCGGATGCGCTGGATGACGACTACGTCACCCGCCTGGCCGCGCTGGTGAAGCGCCTGGACGCGCCGTTCTTCTCCGACCACCTGTGCTACTCGCGCCTGGGCGGGGTGCACCTGCACGACCTCCTGCCGCTGCCCTTCACGGAGGAGGCGGTGGAGCACGTGGTGCCGCGCGTGCGGGAGGTGATGGCGCGCGTGGAGCGCCCCTTCCTGCTGGAGAACCCCAGCTACTACGCGGCCATGCCGGGCGGCACGCTCCAGGAGGCGGACTTCCTGCGCCAGGTGCTGGAGGCCGCGGACTGCGGGCTGCTCCTGGACGTGAACAACGTCTGGGTCAACGCGAAGAACCACGGCTACGACCCGCGCGCCTTCGTGGACGCGCTGCCCCTGGAGCGCGTGGTGCAGGTGCACCTGGCCGGCCATGACGTGGGGGAGAAGGTCCTCATCGACACGCACGGCGACCGCGTCTGCGACGACGTGTGGGCGCTGTACCGCTACACGCTGGAGCGCACCGGCCCGGTGTCCACGCTCATCGAATGGGACCAGGCCATCCCGTCGCTGGACGCCGTCCTGGACGAAGCGGACCTGGCGCGGAGCGCGCTGGCGGAGGCGCCGCGATGA
- a CDS encoding HvfC/BufC N-terminal domain-containing protein, whose amino-acid sequence MKPGLKHFFDSMDAYLAGPPGAEGLSKLSASHPGWDVAPERMALYGQFVRGHVRSTLEKLFPFTRRAVTGEAWDALVEGYTRTRPGRHYELNRLGEGFAPFVADATEARGLPPFLPALARFEWTDFAVFASEEIIPERVEHLTPNPTLAVLEQPFQLCAFMRSQDRGAAPAAGDELALLWRHPEQLVTYYMAATPPALLVLKMAVEGLSEEAVVQATGMAAADVHAEVVRFAKDGLVLRPRE is encoded by the coding sequence ATGAAGCCGGGGTTGAAGCACTTCTTCGACAGCATGGACGCGTACCTCGCGGGGCCACCCGGCGCGGAGGGCCTGTCGAAGCTGTCCGCGTCGCACCCGGGCTGGGACGTCGCGCCGGAGCGGATGGCGCTCTATGGCCAGTTCGTGCGCGGCCACGTGCGCTCCACGCTGGAGAAGCTCTTCCCGTTCACGCGCAGGGCGGTGACGGGGGAGGCGTGGGACGCGCTGGTGGAGGGCTACACGCGCACGCGGCCCGGCAGGCACTACGAGCTCAACCGGCTGGGTGAAGGCTTCGCGCCCTTCGTCGCGGACGCCACCGAGGCGCGGGGGCTGCCCCCGTTCCTGCCCGCGCTCGCGCGCTTCGAGTGGACGGACTTCGCGGTGTTCGCCTCCGAGGAGATCATCCCCGAGCGCGTGGAGCACCTGACGCCCAACCCCACGCTCGCGGTGCTGGAGCAGCCCTTCCAGCTCTGCGCGTTCATGCGCTCACAGGACCGGGGGGCGGCGCCCGCGGCCGGTGACGAGCTGGCGCTCCTGTGGCGCCACCCGGAGCAGTTGGTGACGTACTACATGGCCGCCACGCCGCCCGCGCTGCTGGTGCTGAAGATGGCCGTGGAGGGCCTGTCCGAAGAGGCCGTCGTCCAGGCCACCGGCATGGCCGCCGCGGACGTCCACGCGGAGGTGGTGCGCTTCGCGAAGGACGGGCTGGTGCTGCGGCCCCGGGAGTGA
- a CDS encoding tetratricopeptide repeat protein: MNCPDENTLLAYCARSLGAEESRAVEAHLDACSACLALVGEAARGGEPSTLPDDARPERPDTGRAQAQDDAVRRGTVLGRYVVIDRVGSGGMGVVLSAYDPQLDRKVALKLVRSLRGDGAQELEQRLLREAQAVARLSHPQVITVFDVGTVNGRLFMAMEFVEGRTLRQWQKERPRPWQEVLAAYRQAGQGLAAAHAAHLIHRDFKPDNVLVDGQGRVRVTDFGLARLPEGTTALPPDTLPDSMTPSSEPVALTRTGSLMGTPAYMPPEQWRGEPTDARGDQFSFCVALYEALFGIRPFARGQPPDFARVQSPSSEVRVPAWVRRTVLRGLSVAPAERYPSMDALLDALARDPTRRRAQLAMGTGVLTAMAALTVMLVLRGASNPCAGAPERTASVWNEARSAKVKQALLATGSPLAAEAADAVARNLTDYARAWELGYTQTCQATRVRQEQPESVLALRMACLDSRLESLGVFADVMEHADPPLVEKAAEASQKLPRVSECARVESLLAVVPPPEGPGVAEKLEGARTRLGRARVLLGTGRYAQGLEEARAALAVARELGYRPLEAEALHEQGALEYELARYEDAQRSFTDAMRAALAGRHDLQALKAATELVFITGFELADEERGLDMAAQARALLERSGPEEELASRLENHLGAVHFGLGLLPQASEHYERSLAIRERLLGPDHLDTARVLTNLAMVRKRQGHPREALRMYERAIAVQQRQLGPHHPSVASTLIVLADARRALEGLKTTLPLYLQALELRRTALGETHLDTLRLQNDLGRLHEDLGQWDEARRYHEDVLARTGQTHGTDHEEYAQSLEFLARMEERQGHLDAALQGFTRAHALQQRRKGPTHFDTVRMREERAVVLRKLGRTREARAELEAMLALKEAEDGAEHPWLVSSLTELARTYLAMKEPQRARVAAERALAIIRPLGWSPERQGQLQFELARALWDAGTERAQALALADTALAAFTEGGEPTAELAQAVLRWRQGRAPP, translated from the coding sequence ATGAACTGCCCCGACGAGAACACCCTCCTCGCCTACTGCGCGCGCTCGCTCGGAGCCGAGGAGTCCCGCGCCGTGGAGGCGCACCTGGATGCGTGCTCGGCGTGCCTCGCGCTGGTGGGCGAGGCGGCGCGGGGCGGCGAGCCCTCCACCCTGCCCGACGACGCGCGACCCGAGCGCCCCGACACCGGGAGGGCCCAGGCACAGGACGACGCGGTCCGGCGCGGCACCGTGCTGGGCCGCTACGTCGTCATCGACCGGGTGGGCTCCGGCGGAATGGGCGTGGTGCTGAGCGCGTATGATCCGCAGCTCGACCGCAAGGTGGCGCTCAAGCTGGTGCGCTCGCTCCGGGGCGACGGCGCGCAGGAGCTGGAGCAGCGGCTTCTGCGCGAGGCCCAGGCGGTGGCGCGGCTGTCCCATCCGCAGGTCATCACCGTCTTCGACGTGGGCACGGTGAACGGCCGGCTGTTCATGGCGATGGAGTTCGTGGAAGGCCGCACGCTGCGCCAGTGGCAGAAGGAGCGGCCACGTCCATGGCAGGAGGTGCTGGCCGCGTACCGGCAGGCGGGACAGGGGCTGGCGGCCGCGCACGCCGCGCACCTCATCCACCGCGACTTCAAGCCGGACAACGTGCTGGTGGATGGCCAGGGCCGCGTGCGGGTGACGGACTTCGGGCTGGCCCGGCTGCCGGAGGGCACGACGGCCCTGCCTCCCGACACGCTCCCGGACAGCATGACGCCGTCGTCGGAGCCCGTGGCCCTCACGCGCACGGGCTCGCTCATGGGCACGCCCGCGTACATGCCACCCGAGCAGTGGAGGGGGGAGCCCACCGACGCGCGAGGCGACCAGTTCAGCTTCTGCGTCGCGCTGTACGAGGCCCTCTTCGGCATCCGCCCCTTCGCCAGGGGGCAGCCGCCGGACTTCGCGCGCGTGCAGAGCCCCTCTTCGGAAGTGCGGGTGCCCGCGTGGGTGCGCCGGACGGTGCTGCGCGGGTTGAGCGTCGCGCCCGCGGAGCGCTACCCATCCATGGACGCGCTCCTGGACGCCCTGGCGAGGGATCCGACCCGCCGTCGCGCCCAGCTCGCCATGGGCACGGGTGTGCTCACGGCGATGGCTGCCCTGACGGTGATGCTGGTGCTTCGCGGCGCGTCCAACCCCTGCGCGGGCGCGCCCGAGCGGACAGCCTCCGTGTGGAACGAGGCCCGAAGCGCGAAGGTGAAGCAGGCCCTGCTCGCCACCGGCAGTCCGCTGGCCGCGGAGGCCGCGGACGCGGTGGCGCGCAACCTCACCGACTACGCGCGCGCCTGGGAGCTGGGCTACACCCAGACGTGTCAGGCCACGCGCGTGCGGCAGGAGCAGCCGGAGTCGGTGCTCGCGCTGCGCATGGCATGTCTGGATTCGCGCCTGGAGTCCCTGGGGGTGTTCGCGGACGTGATGGAGCACGCGGACCCGCCGCTCGTGGAGAAGGCCGCGGAGGCGTCCCAGAAGCTGCCGCGCGTGTCGGAGTGCGCCCGCGTGGAGTCCCTCCTCGCCGTGGTGCCCCCGCCGGAAGGGCCCGGCGTGGCCGAGAAGCTGGAGGGCGCGCGCACGCGGCTGGGGCGCGCCCGGGTGCTGCTGGGAACGGGGCGCTACGCGCAGGGGCTGGAGGAGGCGCGGGCGGCGCTGGCGGTGGCGCGCGAGCTGGGCTACCGGCCGCTGGAGGCGGAGGCGCTCCATGAACAGGGCGCGTTGGAGTACGAGCTGGCGCGATACGAGGATGCCCAGCGCAGCTTCACCGACGCCATGCGCGCGGCCCTGGCCGGCCGGCACGACCTGCAGGCCTTGAAGGCGGCGACGGAGCTGGTGTTCATCACCGGCTTCGAGCTGGCGGACGAGGAGCGCGGCCTGGACATGGCCGCCCAGGCGCGGGCCCTGCTGGAGCGCTCCGGGCCGGAGGAGGAGCTCGCCTCCAGGCTGGAGAACCACCTGGGCGCCGTGCACTTCGGCCTGGGGCTGCTGCCCCAGGCGAGCGAACACTATGAGCGCTCACTCGCCATCCGCGAGCGCCTCCTGGGTCCCGACCACCTGGACACCGCCAGGGTGCTGACGAACCTCGCCATGGTGCGCAAGCGGCAGGGCCACCCGCGTGAGGCGCTGCGGATGTACGAGCGGGCGATCGCCGTCCAGCAGCGGCAACTGGGCCCGCACCACCCCTCCGTCGCCAGCACCCTCATCGTCCTGGCCGACGCACGGCGCGCCCTGGAGGGGCTCAAGACGACCCTGCCCCTCTACCTCCAGGCCCTGGAGCTGCGACGGACCGCATTGGGAGAGACGCACCTGGACACGCTGCGCCTCCAGAACGACCTGGGACGGCTCCACGAGGACCTGGGCCAGTGGGACGAGGCGCGGCGCTACCACGAGGACGTCCTGGCGCGGACCGGGCAGACCCACGGCACGGACCACGAAGAGTATGCCCAGTCACTGGAGTTCCTGGCCCGGATGGAGGAGCGCCAGGGGCACCTGGACGCGGCCCTCCAGGGCTTCACGCGCGCGCATGCCCTCCAGCAGCGGCGCAAGGGGCCCACCCACTTCGACACCGTGCGCATGCGCGAGGAGCGCGCGGTCGTCCTGCGGAAGCTGGGCCGGACGCGGGAGGCCCGCGCCGAGCTGGAGGCGATGCTCGCGCTGAAGGAGGCCGAGGACGGCGCGGAGCACCCCTGGCTCGTCTCCAGCCTGACGGAGCTGGCCCGGACCTACCTGGCGATGAAGGAGCCCCAGCGCGCCCGCGTCGCCGCGGAGCGCGCGCTGGCCATCATCCGCCCCCTGGGCTGGAGCCCGGAGCGGCAGGGCCAGCTCCAGTTCGAGCTCGCCCGCGCGCTGTGGGACGCGGGGACGGAGCGGGCCCAGGCGCTCGCGTTGGCGGACACCGCGCTCGCGGCCTTCACCGAAGGGGGCGAGCCCACCGCCGAGCTGGCCCAGGCGGTCCTGCGTTGGAGACAGGGCCGCGCCCCGCCGTAG